Part of the Alphaproteobacteria bacterium genome is shown below.
ATGGCGATGGTGTTGGTCGGCCAGCCTTCATCGTCGCGCATCATGCTGACGCTGAGCTTGGTCCAGATGGTGGCGCCATCCTTGCGGATGTAGCGCTTCTCGAAGACGTGGCAGTTGTCGTCGCCGGCGAAGGATTCGACGTGGAAGCTCCTGTCCAGCGAGATGTCGTCGGGATGGGTGATGGTCTCGAAGGACAGCTCGCGCAGCTCGGCCAGGCTGTAGCCGACCATGCGGCAGAAGGCCTCGTTGGCCTCGAGGTAGCGGCCGTCGGCGTCGCAGATGTTGATCGCCACCGAGGCCTCGGCGAAGGCGCGGCGCATGCGCGCGTCGGAGGCGCGCAACGTGGTCTCGGCGCGGCGCTGCTCGGTCAGGTCCTCGGCGACCAGCAGGAAGCCCCCGCCCGCCAGCGGCCGGCCGCGCATCTCGAAGAAGGTGCCGTCGCGCCGCTCGCGGCGGTAGGCGAAGGGTTCGGTGCCGGCGGCCCTGAACCGGGCGATCACCTCCTCGCGCTGCGCCGGCGAGGCGAACTCGCCGTGCTCGGTCAGCCAGGCCAGTGCGTCGCCCAGGCGCGCGCCTGGCTTCATGACGTCGGCGGGCAGGCCGGTGATGGCGAGGAAGCGCTGGTTGTGACGCACGACCCGCCGTTCCGCGTCGAGCACGCAGACGCCCTCGGAGAGGGCTTCGAACAGCGGGTCGTCCACGGTGGCGGACATCAATTCCTGAGCTTTGCGGCGCTACGGACAGACAACGCGTAAATATGCATGATGCCTGCGTGAATTCCGGATATCGGAACGCAGGGGCAACATTGTTCATTGAAGCCGCAGAGCGGGGGTGTCAACGCGGGACTGCGGGGAGACTGGTTCAGTTTGGATGCAAGGGCCAATATCTTCCCCCGGAGGGGGAAGGTGGCGCGCAGCGCCGGAAGGGGATGTCTCAACACACGCGGTGTCCGTCTTCGACATCCCCCTTCCGCCCTTCGGGCACCTTCCCCCTCCGGGGGAAGGCATGAGGGTGATCACGCCGCGGCCCGATTGCTGTGGTTTGCCATGGCGGCGTCGGCCAGGGCGAGGCGCAGCGGGCGGTTGAGCTCGACGGCGGCGCGCACGACCCTGCGGATCGCCGGCAGCACATCGCGCGCGAGGTCGCGGCCCTCGGCGCGCCAGCGCGCGGCATGCAGCGGCAGGTCGGCGGGCAGGTCGGCACCCCAGCTGCGCCGCACCGCCGAGGCGACGGCCTGGTGCCAGGCGGCCTCGGCCGCGTCGTCGTTCGCGGCCGCGACCGGCTCGGGGCTCTGCGATGGATTGCTATGGTCTGCCATCGTGGCCGTCGCAGCGCAGGCGGCGGCTTCGCGCGCGGGCGGCGGATCCTCGGCGGCCAGCTCGGGGCTTTGCAATGGATTGCTATGGTCGGGCGTCGCGGCCGCGGCATCGCAGGCGGCGGCTTCGGGCGCAGGCGGCGGTGGTTCGGCGGCGACCGGCTCGGGGCCTTGCGATGGATTGCTATGGGGTTCGCCATGGTGCGGGGCCGGGTAGCGGCGCCGCGCGCGCTTGCCGACGCGCTGATGGACCGCCCAGTCGACGATCGACAGGTACTCGACGTCCTCGACCGTGTAGCGGCGCACCAGGCCGCGCGCCGCCAGCTCCTCGATCAGGAGGCGCACGGCCTCGTCGTCGAGCGCGTCGCCGGGGAAGACCTGGAGGCGCAAGGTGCGCGGCCGCAGCGGCAGCACGCCGAAATCGTCGGCGAAGTTGCTGAGCCCGAGCAGCAGCAGGCGGGCCATGGGCGCGCAGTCGACGACCGCCTCCGTGGTCCAGAATTCGGGCGGGATCAGACGGGCACGGGGCATCGGAGACTCCAGCGGTTGGTGCTGGAGCGTGTGTACGCCTGGGTGGTGGGAGGTGCGATTTAAACCCCTAGCGGTGTCGAACAGGGCGTTCCGATGCCGATGGAATCGGCAAATCCGCGTTCCTTATCCGTGTCGTCGGCGGTTCCTTGTCCCGCTTTGGCCGGTCACGACCCTGAAGCTTTGTCTGACCGACCAGGCCCACGTGTCATCCCGAGCGCAGCGAGGGATCCAGGGCAGTCCTGGATCCCTCGCTGCGCTCGGGATGACAGCCCGGTTCAAGTCAAATGGATTATGATCCGATGGCGACCGACGGGGGAGCCGCGATGACACAGCCCTTGACCGATGTCCGCCAGATCTCGGCGCTGACCTACGGCTTCATCGCGTCGAAGGCGCTGTTCGCGGCGCTCGACCTCGACCTGTTCACCCACATCGCGCGCGGCGCGGCGACGATCGACGAACTGGCCCGCGCCACCGGCACGGCGGCCAACCGCATGCGCACCCTGGTCACGGCGCTCAGGACGGTCGGGCTGGTGACGGAGGCCGATGGCCGGCTCGCCAACGCGCCGGCGACCACAAACTTCCTGGTGGAAGGCGCGCCGGGCGATTTCCGCGACTACATCCGCGTCGTCAACGGCGGCTTCCTCTACGAGAGCATGCGCCATCTCGACAAGGCGATGCGCGGCGAGCGCGTCTTCCCCGACAAGGGCTTCTACACGGGCATCGTCTATTCCGAGGGCGGCGTCGGCGGCGAGGCCTTCAGCAGCGCCCAGCACGCCGGCTCGCTGGGGCCCGCCGCGCTGATGGCGCGGCGCGTCGATCTCGCCGGCGCGGCGCGCCTGCTCGATGTCGGCGGCGGCAGCGGCGCCTATACGCTGGCCTTCCTGCGCCGCAATCCGGCGCTGCGCGCGACCATCCTCGACTTCCCCGAGACCGTCGAGACCGCGCGGCGCATGGCGCAGCAGGCCGGCCTGGCCGATCGCATCACGCACCTCGCCGGCAATGCGCTGAGCACGCAGTGGCCGCAGGAGCAGGACGTCATGCTGATGTCCTATGTCTGGAGCGCGGTCGGCGCCGGCGACATCCGCGAGCTGGCCCGCCGCGCGCGGGCCGCGCTGAAGCCGGGCGGGCTGGTGCTGATCCACGACTTCATGGTCGACGACACGCATGACGGGCCGGACTTCGCGGCGTGGTACCTGCTGGCGTCGATCTTCGACAATCCGGATGCGGAGTGCCTGACGCCGGGGTTCGTCGAGGGGGTGTTGCGGGAGGCGGGGTTTGGCGTTGAGGGGACGAAGGCGATGTTGGAGGGGATCACCAGCTTGACCAGAGCGCGGGCAGGATAACGCCTTTTGACTGGCCATGCGGCAGAAGGCGTCGTTGGCCTTGAGGTAGCGGCCGTCGGCGTCGCAGATGTTGATCGCCACCGCGGCCTGGGCGAAGGCTTGGCGCATGCGCGCGTCCGACGCGCGCAGCGCGCTCTCGGCGCGGCGGCGGGCGGTCAGGTCCTCGGCGACGACGACGAACCCGCCATCCGCCAGCGGCCGGCTGCGCATATCGATGAAGATGCCGTCGGGCCGCTCGCGGCGGTAGGAGAAGGGCGCGGTGCCGGCGGCGCGGAACTGGTGGCGATCTCCTCGCGCTGCGCGGGGGTGGCGAACTCGCCGTGGCTGGTCAGCCAGTCGAGCGCCGCGCCGAGCCGCTCGCCCGGCTTCACGACCTCGGCCGGCAGGCCGCAGACCTCGAGGAAGCGCCTGTTGTGGCGCACAATCCGCCGCTGCGCGTCGAGCACGCAGACGCCCTCGGAGAGGGCCTCGAACAACGGATCGTCCACGGGGGGCGGACATCGACTCCTGGCTCTGGGGGACGCGGGCGGACAACGCGGAAATACGCACGGCGCCTGCGCGGGTTCCGGATTCACGGACCGCGAAGTGTTGTTCAATGAAGTTGCCGGCCGGGGGAGTCAACGTTGGCGACGTGGGGAGATTGGTTCAGTTTGGATGCAATACAACCGAGGGCCTGTCCTCAATTGAGCCAGATGCAGCAAGCGGCGAGGTGGATGCCGGCGAGGAAGTTGCGGGCGAGTTTGTCGTAGCGGGTGGCGATGGCGCGGAACTGCTTGAGCCTGCAGAAGAAGTTCTCGATCAGATGGCGCGCCTTGTAGAGCTCGCGGTCGAGCGGCCGCGGCTGCGTTCTGTGCCTCTTGCAGGGGATCACCGCGCCTTCATTGGCGGCAGCGAAGCGGTCGAGCACGCGAGTATCGGCGTCAAACGCCTTGTCGGCGATCAGTGTGTCGGCGGCAAGCGTCGGCAGGAAAGCGTCGGCGCCCAGCAGGTCGTGTGCCTGTCCCGGGCTGAGTAGGAACATCAGCGGGTTGCCTAGTTAGCGCATCGACCAGGGCGTGGATCTTGGTGCTCAGCCCGCCTTTGCTGCGGCCGATCGCCTGGTCTTCGCCGTCTTTTTGGGGGCGCCAGCGCTGTGCTGATGGGCACGCACGATCGTGCTGTCGATCATCGCGTACTCGTTGTCCGCGTCGCTGCTCAACTGCGCGAACACGCGCGCCCACACGCCGTTCACGGCCCAGCGGCTGAAGCGGGTATGTGTGGCCTTCCACGGGCCGAAGCGTTCCGGCAGGTCGCGCCACAGAATGCCGGCGCGATAGCGAAACAGCACCGCCTCGACAAAACGCCGATTGTCCTTCGCCGTGACGCCGACGTGGCCTTTGCGGCCGGGCAGCAAGTGCTCGATCCGCTCCCACTGGTCGTCCCGTAATCCGTAGCGCCGCATCCGTCAGCCTCCCTGTGGCCGACTCGCTATGAATCACGCACTATCGCTCTTGTGAATCCCCTAACTGGGGACAGGCCCTAGTGCCTGGCAGATCAAAAATTTCTTGGGTCACGCGGGAAGCCGACTATCGTCCACAATGGTATGTTGCTGGCCAGCAATCGTCCGTTTCCGTGTCGCATGCACTGTCCGAGCCATTCGAACATGCTTACGTTGAGGCGGTGCATGACGCTCTCAGGCTCCTTGTCGGAACCAGCCCACGTATCAATGCCGGTTATGTTGGCATGCCACAACTCGTGACTCTGACGGAGGTAGGCGACATCGACTGGAAGCTGCCCGCCCAGCGCCCATGCAGCCACCCGTAGGC
Proteins encoded:
- a CDS encoding PAS-domain containing protein, translated to MDDPLFEALSEGVCVLDAQRRIVRHNRRFLEVCGLPAEVVKPGERLGAALDWLTSHGEFATPAQREEIATSSAPPAPRPSPTAASGPTASSSICAAGRWRMAGSSSSPRT
- a CDS encoding methyltransferase, which codes for MTQPLTDVRQISALTYGFIASKALFAALDLDLFTHIARGAATIDELARATGTAANRMRTLVTALRTVGLVTEADGRLANAPATTNFLVEGAPGDFRDYIRVVNGGFLYESMRHLDKAMRGERVFPDKGFYTGIVYSEGGVGGEAFSSAQHAGSLGPAALMARRVDLAGAARLLDVGGGSGAYTLAFLRRNPALRATILDFPETVETARRMAQQAGLADRITHLAGNALSTQWPQEQDVMLMSYVWSAVGAGDIRELARRARAALKPGGLVLIHDFMVDDTHDGPDFAAWYLLASIFDNPDAECLTPGFVEGVLREAGFGVEGTKAMLEGITSLTRARAG